In Ananas comosus cultivar F153 linkage group 10, ASM154086v1, whole genome shotgun sequence, the sequence AGTAGGAAAAGATCGCTCCGTACTTTTGCGAGGCTTGCGAGATCAGCGAGGACGCGCCGCGGCCTAAGCCGATCAGTCCGGCAGCCTGGCCGAAAAACCATCTGTTGTGGTCGCCGCAGCCGAACCTAAAGTTCGGCAGTTGGTCCCGGGGGCTCAGAGTCAGCGTGTTGCGGCTGAAGTTGCCTGAGGACCTTGACTTATCTGCATAGTCGACTTGGTAGCGGCACGCTCGGTCGCCTGAGCAGCTGGGCGGGTTGGGTTGGGCGGCGCACTCAGCTGAGCCACAGCAGATGCTGCTATACGTGGATGATTTGGCCGGGTCGAAAAGTGGGTCGTTTTGTGGGTAACAACGGTTGCAGGGCTTGCACTGGATCCAGGAGAGGTCGCTGCCGGTGTCGAATTCCACGGAGAAGTCCTGTTTAGGTGTTCCGATGCCCACATTCACGATGTAGTTGCCACTGCGAACGAAGTCGCCAGTGTGAGCAGGAATCGACACGGCCCGCAAGCCGCCTCTGCCGGCCGCAATGTTGGATGCGGTAGAAAGACGATTTTGGAGCGAGTCGACTCGAGCTCGGTCGCTGATAATGATTTGCTCGTGCGACGGTTTTGCATCCATCTGGAGCGGCGAGCACGGTCCGTGCCGATGGACGACCGTCAGCCTCGACAGATTTGAATCTAATCAGCAGGAATCCAAACACACATGTTTTATCGTTAGGAGACTTAATTAAAACTGATATACGTGGATCATAAACACTAATTAAATATTCCAAAAGTACATTCGGATATAAATTGCATATTCATCGGTGCTTATTACCCTcatccaaattaatttattagctTTCTAGATTTATTGTTATAGGACAACAAATTTATCCTATTGTCACGGACTAAAAAAATTGGATCTATTTTAAACCATAATTTATTTGAGCCGCACAAGAAGTTGGAACTACTTTAGACTTTACTCTTCTTATTAGTCTTCTGAGCCTATTATTACAGGACAAAAGTTATTCTTTTGGACTTATTATTACGGAACAGGAAATTCGATCTACTGCACCATTAATATTTCGATCTGTTGATACCACTTGTGAATTGTAAATACTAATCAATTATTCCAAAAATACTTGCTGATGAAAATAACACACCCACCATACTTAAATGCTCTATTACAATACTTACGAATTTTgacctcactcaatccacttgTACATTAAATCCATTATGGTTTCTTACCATTAGATTTATTGTGAACCACATTCCTACTTAGTTTATTgaacttatttaatttaacttattagtGTTCTGTATCTATTCTAGtggaacaaaaaaataaatctattttgttgaaaatattttagctGGTGATAAAAATCTCACGTCATCATTAACATATCAGCTCTTTACCATTATATTCTCATTCAGTGAAAAATAGTCCGTCCTAATATTAGTAAAATTGAGCTACGTTTTCGTGGAGGACTCTATATACACAGCTAAGGTCGCTAATTAGTAAACCTGGCAAACGGGCGGATTAGGTAACCCATGGATAGGTTATTGTACCTACGGGTTATTTGGGCATGAATAAAAATTTACCCACAAATTTTTCGGTAGCCAATATCATTATCCATACCCACCCGCAGGTGGGCGGGTGggtttttctcttatattttttaaatgcaaaatacatatatataagttttaaaaatatagtataacttattatttaaaatatcataatatacaataaaaatatttaaagtcttagagtttaaaaatttcgtaatataaaagacgtgataaaaaattagagttaGAATTTATAGgatgagtaaataaaaatatatatattttaattaagaaaatatattttgtaattaaaaaatatatttgcggGTATAtgtgggtacccgcgggttacccaaaatgcccatAGCTTAATGAGTACCCACCCGTTTTATCCGTAATTTTTTAGGTTGAAAAAGTTGGTACctatacccgcaaatttgcgggtaacccaCGGGCACCCGCGAGTATGGAtcgagattgccaggtctacTAATTAGTAGCATAATTAGTCAAAGAAGACATACCTCGTGCACGGTTGCACCGAGAGAGATTGTCTTAGttggaagaggaaaaagaaatgaaaaatcaaGAAATAAGGATGagttaaaattagtttttatagaataaaagtcagatgtaatttttttattagtaaatagttatattttttgtttgttttttttagttGATTTTATTAGTTTGTACCAATAAGATagatttatgataaaaatttagttgaacACTTTTATGGTGGACTAAGTACTGACTTTAATTACTAGTAGCTAccacttaattttaaaatggatAATAGATTCTAAATAGAAGATACTTAATTTTAGATTCCCGATTTTTTTCTCAGATAAATGCAAACTGATGAAAGCTAAAATCGAATGACAGAGCATTCAGATGATATACAGAAGAGCGTCCTTCTTACCTTTTGACGAGGAACAAATTGTGCTagaccgaccgttcctagagcaagtggcaaaatgtTTGgtagttgatatccgagatccaattaaattcgaatcctaattgattcacatttctagctaagtttatttataaataaaataaacgaaacggataacgTATTATctgtctctcaaaaaaaaaaaaaaaaaaaaactgtgctAGGCTGCAACGGGCGCCTGCTAACCACATATTCATCATTTAATTTTATGTCCAGCACACATAAAGAGAAAGGTAGAGTGAAGATTAAAAGAAGCACACACCGATTGAAAATTCTATCCAACACGAGAGCCATGGGACAAAAACAGTAACCTGCGTGAACAACACATTTGAGGCACATGTGCTAGCAACGAGGCGCCAGGGGTCGCATGCTTTATATACCCACACCGATCTTTTAAGTACTGCTTCTTATGTTGTTGGTGTGACGTCTTATAGTTCCGTATGGAATGAATAAAGAATCATGTATAAAAATAggatccaaaaattttaataattatttttgagagaaaaataatatattacttgcttcgtttatttcatctagaaataaatttagctggaaatataaatcaactgggattcaaacttggatcttgaataccaaccaccaaattcttttgccacttgcgctaggaacaaTCGGTCAAAAATTTCAACTGTATTACATCTTCCGATAAGTTTGCAAAAATGTGTTGCAATGTGAACTTTTCTTACGGACTAGACAATAAACTAtatgtgaataaaaaaatataagaataaaaaattttaatacttataAGAAGGTTGGATTGTTGTAGCTAATGTTGGAATCTGGTTCTCTTGACCAAAAAGATTTTCTACGCCACAGctataatacaaaatttataatatttaattaaatatttttacatcatataaaaatataaaaaattaaatatataattacaatattgtttctgatgagattttttttttctatccacTTCATCATAGAATGattaaagataaattttatGCATTACAGCTGTtgctaagatttttttttcgagCACTTCAGAAGTTGAAGACCCCTTTGAGAGTCTCCCACCATTGACGACACAAGTCATGCTTCTTTGACCACACAGGTCGTGCTTCTTTGACCACACAAGTCGTGCTTCTTTGGCAATTGATACAGCTGAGGCGGTCGTAAAAGCAACGTgcgtgcatatatatatatatatatatatatatatatatatatatatatagtgaggctgaCGTACTTCTAGAAGCACGAAACTTCCAATTCTTTCaaatcgtttttgatgttgaggCTTTCGAATCGATAATCAATTCCATTAggcttgatttagagtatttaaagtacctaaaaattaaattttacgattttttgatataatttgctTAGTAATtgaaggagctcaaaatcaacgtttgaaaataaaaatcttacaaaatataatgatatgatattaaaattttagattaaaaatattgatcttattttatataatataaagaattttctatcaaaattttaaatgatttagatatttctacaccgttaaacttacaaataaATCACCTCGGTCATTAacattattgattttgaaccctttcaatcactaggcaaacgatatcgaaaaattacaaaatttattttttacgtacttcaaatactctaaatcaaatctaacagaaccgttctttaatttaaaagtcccaaaatcgaaaacgacttaaaaTACGGAGTGCACCgtacttttatttttactattccaATTCAATCACCTAAATGTAACTTTTTTTATTCCTCTGAATTTCTCGGTTCTTgttcaaacataaaattagtCCAATTTCTATCTATACAAAAATTATACCTATTTTAAGAATAAACAAGANTACATTTGTTCCTACTTAATAGACTCAGTTAACTTTTGGTTACAGAATAAATTATTCTTgttcaaacataaaattagtCCAATTTCTGTAATAATAGGCTGGAAATATAATTAATGGATAAACAAGAATAATTTATTCTGTAACCAAAAGTTAACTGAGTCTATTAAGTAGGAACAAATGTAAGTTACTACAAACACGTCTATTTGTCTTTGCATTAgccttttattctattttatccATTAATTATATTTCCAGCCTATTATTACTGTTATAttcaattttgttttttgtggCAGTAAAACGTAAGCAGAGGTGATTTTCGAtccatgcattttttttttccaaattaatCAGCTACAGCCAATATAGTTTCTATCGGTGTTTAAAGCCCCCAATATACTGAGCAAATGCGGTGCTCACCAACATACCAATATACTTTTTATCGGTGTTTAAAGCCCCCAATTGGATTATCAAGCGAATCGAAGCATTGCGCTGTGATTTCTTCTGGAGCGGTCAAAGTAACTCTCCAGGCAAGGGATGCCTTGTTGCATGGAAGAACGTTTGTGTGAGCAAATCGGCAGGCGGACTAGGGGTTCTAGATGTAGCGGTCATGAATAGGGCACTCCTAgtcaaatggtggtggaggtTTCACACTGCACCTCATTTGCAGTGGACCAAGATAATACGGGCCCTTTATTACCGTAGAAGAAAGCCCCTGCGGGAGGGGTCAGGCTTCAGGCCTCTCTCAAATTGGTGGAAAGGGGTGTTAAAAACTAACGATGTTTTTAAATGGGAGACCAGTTTTATACTGGGTAATGGGAGATTCGTGGATTTTTGGACGGACAGATGGTGTGGGGATACCACACTCCAAGCGGCTTTCTCGGATGTATATGGGCGGCTGAACAGTAAATCAACTCCGGTTGGGGATTGTTTTGGAAGCGATGGCTGGAATTGGAGTAGGATCTTCGGTGACGAGTCTCTTATCCCACCGGGCCTGAACACCAACATTTCGGAACTCAAAGAGAGAGTTACCAGTTTTCATATAAGACACAGGATGGACAGGAAAGGATGGAGATGGAGCAGCAATGGTCTTTTCTCAGTCAAGTCGGCATATCAAATGATGAATGACAGGGGCACAAGGGACGAACGTGGCACTATGATCTGGAGGCTCCGTATGCCACTCAAGATCAAAGTGTTCTGTTAGCTTGTTCTTAAGAAGATGACACTTACAGCGAACAACCTAGCTAAGAAAGGATGGACTGGTGACAAGGGTTGTGTGTTGTGCAGGTTTAACGAGGAATCTGTGGATCACCTGTTCACCCAACGCATATTTACCAAGTATATTATGGTGATGGGACTGGAAGACGTTCAGGCAGGGGAGTTGGTTGAGACGTTCTCGACGTCTGGGATAGGTGGAAGGGAAGGTATGACGGACACAGCACAAGGAACGGACTGACTGACTTGGCTGCATGCTGGTGGACCATCTGGAAGGCCAGGAATAATTTTATCTTTCGCGGAATACAGATAGATCCTATTTTAGCAGGGAGAAGGCTCAAGTAGCTGATTGACTTTTGGAAAAACATCCTTTGACCCCTTGATCCTTGGATTgacttcgtttttttttcttttttttttcttttttttccgagGCCCTGGTTGCCTCACAGCTGTAATCTAGTTCATACCTtcaatgaataaagcaggtagcgtgctaccttttctcaaaaaaaaaaaaaaaaaaaaatcagctacAGCCGTTGGCACCGAACCCAATCCTTTGATCGGAGATATCATAAACGACGGTGAACTTCCTCTGCTGCGTGTTTCCGATGATGCTCACTTCGTCGGCCTTCGTGTTGCCAGCAAATGCTAAACAAGCCTGCGATGGGCTGCCATACATTATCCCGTCGAACCCCAAATTGAGGCTCGCCCCGCTGTCGAACACCAGCTCCACCGCCGGCACCCACACCTCGTCGTGCCCGCTCACGTTGTAACACGTGTCCAGTATCGACAGCGCCGGCGCCGCCTTATAGTGCGTCATGTGCTGGCGGAACACCGCGCGCATCGCAGAGTAAGCAGCCTGCGGCAGTCTGGTGATCACCGTCCCGGAGTCCATCACCGTTCCGGCTCCTGACAACACCGTCTGGCTTATATCTAGTTTCTTGCCTCCGACTTTGATCCGCACGAGTTTTACGTAGTACGATGATGAATCGCTTGCGTAGCTTACCATCCTGGTGTATCGCACGTTCGGCGGTACCGCACTGCCACTGCCAATCGACAGGTAGCCAGTCGAGCTTGAGAGTGACGGGAGGCAGTAGGAGAAGATTGCACCGTACTTTTGCGACGCCTGTGAAATCAGCGAGGACTTCTCACGGCCTAAGCCAATCAGACCGTCGGCCCGACCGAAAAGTCCGCTGTTGCTGTCGCCGCAACCGAACGTAAAGTTTGGCAGCAAGTCGGAGGGACTCAGAGTCAGCGTGTCGCGGCCGAAGTTCCCCGTGGACCTGGAGTTGTCGCTGTATTCAATATCGTAGCGGCATTCCGCATTGGCAGAGCAGCTGTGCGTGTCGAGTTGCGTGCACTCAGACGAGCCGCAGCCGATGCTGCTGTATGTGGATGATTTGGCCGGTTCGAAGAGCGGGTCGTTTTGTAGGTAACAATCGTTGCACGGGTTGCACTGGAACCAGGAGACGTCGCTGCCGGTGTCAAAGACCACGGAGAAGTCCTGTTTAGGAGTTCCGATGCCCACATTCACGATGTAGTTGCCGGTACTAAGTAAGTTTCCGGTGTGGGCAGGGATCGACACGTCCAGCAAGCCATCTTTGCCAGCGATATTGGATGCGGTAGAAAGACGATGGTGGAGCGAGTCGACTCGAGTTCGGTCTTTGTCAATGATTTGCTCGTGCGACGGTTTTTCCTCCGTTTGGAGCGGTGAGCACGGCCCGTACCGATGGATGACAGTCAGTAGCCTCGACAGATTTGAATCTGAGAAATCCAAAGGAATTACATATTTTAACTGGGATAACAAATAGAAGGGAGCTGATATTAACAAATCAgcttttgtagtttttttttccttattattttaaaattatactcTTATTCAGTGAAAAATAGTTCTACTATATAAAAACaagaattgaaaaataattaattaagatgacatatatatagaagagcGTCGACATTTCTACCTTTAGACAAGGAACAAACCGTGCTAGGTTGCAACGGTTGCATTTTAACCACATACTCAGCATCTAATTTTACACCAGATACAAATAAAGAGCAAGAAAgagtagaaaataaaagaagaaccCAACAATTGAAAAAACTATCCGAGAAAATAGCCATGTTGAAAAAGGATCTTATTTATGAATAACACACTTGGGGCGCATGTGATAGCTAGGAGGCAGAAGGGGTCTGTCTATGTTTATATACGAAGGGTGATATCCTTTTGAGCACCAATTCGTACGTCGTAGACTTTGGAGTCGACTCTCTCGATCGACAGAAAAGGATTTTTCAGTTCTAACACAAATATTTACAATATGGAAAGAAAAGCCATGTCAAAAAAGGAACTTTCGGATTTCACACTTGGCGTGTGGATGCATATGATTGGAGGCTTCTGGAGTGCGTGCTTTATATACAGAAACTAGAGAGTGATTCTTCGTACTTCATACGCTGCAGACTTTTGTTGGAGCCTCTCACTAGGCCACTCTTGACCACACAAGACGTGTCTTAGGCAATTAATATTAGTGGTTTGCTACTTTTTGCAGGACTGACCATCTAGCTCGCGAATTCGTCTCTTGGGCAATTAATATTTGCGGTTTGCTACTTTTTAGTAGGCCTACCCACGACCCAGTTCATTTTCCATTTAAAATGAGCTTGATTGTCTTATTTTAATAAACAAGTTTTAggtaagttaaattttttagttcGAAATTTTAAGAAGCTGAGCTGATCACGAGGTGAATTTGCTTGTGTTCGGCTTTAAaataactcatatatatatatatatatatagagttgagctagaatgctatcggtagcaaacgggctccgttgtcacccatttgttttcgatgatggagtcttcaaatcgacgatcggcaccgttgaacatgttctataccacttgaagtatctagaaatcaaatttcaaatctttttgacatcatttgtttaatgatcaaagggtttcaaaatttgtaattttagtggtcgatatgagacgttttctcgtttaacagtgtaaagatatccaaatcaattgaatttttgttagaaaattctttaaactatctaaaacaagatctatacttttgaccttgattacaaaactcctatcatcatttttttaagaatattcattttcagccgttcatttttgtgtccactcgatggataagagaacaatatcgaaaatgtatgaaatttgatttctaaatacttcaaatggtatagatcatgttcaacggtgccgatcatcaatttggaagctccatcatcgaaaacaaatgggtggcaaaagagccgatttgctatcgatagtattctagctcaactctatatatatatatatatatatatatatatatatatatatatatatatatatataattgggctagaatactattaatagcatcaagtcattgatgctattaaattttcggcCCTTGAACGAAgcgatgtacggttaggatgatagtggttctctaggttgagtggatggttggttgaatagtataatctaacgggtgaaaattgGAGTCTTTCGTATacctaagccattttcgatcATAGAACCTTCAAATCGAaggatcggctccgttagacttgatatgatatatttgaagtatttagaaaataattttgcagaatttttatatcatttacctagtaatcgaaatgattcaatatcaataatttttaatagttaatgtgtgccgtttgtaaatttaatagtataaaagtatttaaattagatgaaattttgatagaaaattttttatactatttataacaagatcaatatctctgatgaaaattttagtgctacatCATAGCtgtttgtgagatttttatttttgaccgttgattttgagtacTTTCGATTACTATgtaaaatgatatcgaaaaatcgtaaaatttattttctagaaatttcaagtACGCTAGATCAAAAATGGCTTAACAGTAGAGAGGCAttcgtgcttctaatagcacactAGTCCTACCAGAATGCACCGGTTATATTATTGATGTTGAATTTCTAACCAATCAGACTCTCCTCCTTGGTGGATATACGCATTCCATCAtggttattaaaaaattatttttattgtattttttctCAAACAAAGAAATGTAGTCAACTGATTATTAATGATATAATGTAAGTGTGATATAATAGACTTCCTCGACATCACAGGGACATGCACAGATTCTTCTAACTCACTAGCAGGCTTCGGTAGTTGATTTGAAAGATAAAACGACTTTGCCATAATAcaatattaaatatgattaattacaaaagtaatgcaatttcttttttttggatggAAAAAACATCTACTTCATTCCTTATATTGACAAATTAGAAGACAAAATCTGAGGCAACAAAACTTGGGAAGAAATAAAaaccaatttcttttttttaaaaatgaaagttATGATGAGTCAACATAGCCAATCCGCAAAGAGATTACTGGCAAtctttttattcataatatttatttgacaaaaaaaaataaaaattttaaaaatatttttttattcttttataaataaGTTGTTATCTTATTTAGCGGGATGTATTT encodes:
- the LOC109715997 gene encoding aspartyl protease family protein At5g10770-like — protein: MDAKPSHEQIIISDRARVDSLQNRLSTASNIAAGRGGLRAVSIPAHTGDFVRSGNYIVNVGIGTPKQDFSVEFDTGSDLSWIQCKPCNRCYPQNDPLFDPAKSSTYSSICCGSAECAAQPNPPSCSGDRACRYQVDYADKSRSSGNFSRNTLTLSPRDQLPNFRFGCGDHNRWFFGQAAGLIGLGRGASSLISQASQKYGAIFSYCLPSIASSTGYLSVGSTGSAPAGIRYTPMIREASDSSLYYVKLVAIKVGGKKLDIKQKVFSKARTLMDSGTVITRLPPAAYSAMRAVFRRHMVNYTAAPAFQILDTCYNLGGHKVVKVPAVELVFDGGASLNLDLDGIMMADPSQACLAFAGNSNDQQLSIIGNTQQMKFTVVYDISNQRIGFGAKGCS
- the LOC109715996 gene encoding aspartyl protease family protein At5g10770-like; this translates as MAIFSDSFFNCWVLLLFSTLSCSLFVSGVKLDAEYVVKMQPLQPSTVCSLSKDSNLSRLLTVIHRYGPCSPLQTEEKPSHEQIIDKDRTRVDSLHHRLSTASNIAGKDGLLDVSIPAHTGNLLSTGNYIVNVGIGTPKQDFSVVFDTGSDVSWFQCNPCNDCYLQNDPLFEPAKSSTYSSIGCGSSECTQLDTHSCSANAECRYDIEYSDNSRSTGNFGRDTLTLSPSDLLPNFTFGCGDSNSGLFGRADGLIGLGREKSSLISQASQKYGAIFSYCLPSLSSSTGYLSIGSGSAVPPNVRYTRMVSYASDSSSYYVKLVRIKVGGKKLDISQTVLSGAGTVMDSGTVITRLPQAAYSAMRAVFRQHMTHYKAAPALSILDTCYNVSGHDEVWVPAVELVFDSGASLNLGFDGIMYGSPSQACLAFAGNTKADEVSIIGNTQQRKFTVVYDISDQRIGFGANGCS